The Culex quinquefasciatus strain JHB chromosome 2, VPISU_Cqui_1.0_pri_paternal, whole genome shotgun sequence genome contains the following window.
AGCAGAAATGCTCCACCATTCTAGCAgtattctggcagaaccagccctgctagaatatttcgtgactgggagtCAATGAAAGCGATGAATCGGTTGTCGAATTGGATGTCACAGAAACTTCATTTGGGTGTAGTATCATTTGGAGGGCAATCAAGGCTACTTACAAGTGATCCGAGCGGGAGAAGATCTGGCCGCACACCTTGCACGAGTACGGCTTGACGCCGGTGTGGAGGCGCATGTGCCGCGTCAGCATGTCGGACCGCGCGAACGACCGCTGGCACACGTCGCACATGTACGACTTGGTGATGTCTGTCGAGCTGGAGCGGCTCTTGTGGCGCGACGCCATGTGCTTGGCGAGCCGATCTTGGAGCGAGAACAGCTGCCCGCACACGGGGCACATGTACGCGACGTCCGACCCGGGCGGCATCTCCTCGACGACGGGCGACACGTTCAGGTTGTAGCACGCGGCGGCGGACTTTTTGGTGTTGTTTGACGCGACGTCACCCTTGACGATCGATGGCAGCTGATGGGGTTGGGGTTGGGGTTGGTGCTGGGCAGGGGGCGGCGTGAAGGTCAACTTCGGTTCCTGCTTGATCACAGACTCGAGACTAGGCGTGCTGTGGAGCAGCTGGGAGGCGCCGCCGGCCGGCGAGCAGGCCAACGGTGAAGGGGACGATTTCATGGAGAGATCTAGCGGGTATTCCTGCGGATCTTGAGGTTCCTGTGGGGTGGCGACAGGGGAGGAGGGTTCCTCGGGTTTCGATTGAGgcggctgctgctgttgctggagtTCCGAGTCGGAGTGGCTCCGCGCCCGAGCAATCTCCTGATACAGGAGTTTGGTTTGCTGCGGGAAGTAGTTGAACAGTGCCAGCGGGTTCATGTACTGCAGCTGTTTGTACAGATACTGTTGAGGTTCCTGTTTGATTCGTACCTGGTTCATGTTGTTCTCGTCGGACTCGTTGAGCCGGAGTGGGCTCACGCTGATGCGGGGGCTGG
Protein-coding sequences here:
- the LOC6043901 gene encoding zinc finger protein GLI4 isoform X1, with amino-acid sequence MLHINRTTIFGDPSRNRITDLMTMADGSYDPMGHIQTGRQHPHSHHPAHHHHGTTGGGGGGGNTFHQLETLQLLHQRYQQQQLAALQQQQPSPSSVENNNNLPSTANHNLFRSEQKKHKRKRLSAVLDKLHHNGVNHNNNNVGEVSYKIKRSESRSSAEESVEDVFPYSASPRISVSPLRLNESDENNMNQVRIKQEPQQYLYKQLQYMNPLALFNYFPQQTKLLYQEIARARSHSDSELQQQQQPPQSKPEEPSSPVATPQEPQDPQEYPLDLSMKSSPSPLACSPAGGASQLLHSTPSLESVIKQEPKLTFTPPPAQHQPQPQPHQLPSIVKGDVASNNTKKSAAACYNLNVSPVVEEMPPGSDVAYMCPVCGQLFSLQDRLAKHMASRHKSRSSSTDITKSYMCDVCQRSFARSDMLTRHMRLHTGVKPYSCKVCGQIFSRSDHLSTHQRTHTGEKPYKCPQCPYAACRRDMITRHMRTHTRYERSGSAGGGSNSPGSSSPASMDSKPLLLPVVSLASGASARAVKKEAYGSGSPGGYVIETKTES
- the LOC6043901 gene encoding zinc finger protein GLI4 isoform X2, producing MTMADGSYDPMGHIQTGRQHPHSHHPAHHHHGTTGGGGGGGNTFHQLETLQLLHQRYQQQQLAALQQQQPSPSSVENNNNLPSTANHNLFRSEQKKHKRKRLSAVLDKLHHNGVNHNNNNVGEVSYKIKRSESRSSAEESVEDVFPYSASPRISVSPLRLNESDENNMNQVRIKQEPQQYLYKQLQYMNPLALFNYFPQQTKLLYQEIARARSHSDSELQQQQQPPQSKPEEPSSPVATPQEPQDPQEYPLDLSMKSSPSPLACSPAGGASQLLHSTPSLESVIKQEPKLTFTPPPAQHQPQPQPHQLPSIVKGDVASNNTKKSAAACYNLNVSPVVEEMPPGSDVAYMCPVCGQLFSLQDRLAKHMASRHKSRSSSTDITKSYMCDVCQRSFARSDMLTRHMRLHTGVKPYSCKVCGQIFSRSDHLSTHQRTHTGEKPYKCPQCPYAACRRDMITRHMRTHTRYERSGSAGGGSNSPGSSSPASMDSKPLLLPVVSLASGASARAVKKEAYGSGSPGGYVIETKTES